The nucleotide sequence atccaaatgcaaacttttattgaaGGGATGTGACATAggcatggtcaggcaggcagggtcaatcaaTGGCAGACAGGTGTGTAGACGGAgagacaagagtaatccgtaACGGGCGAGGGTCAatacagcggcgaacgttatccttACGAGGGCTAGGCAAGAGAGTGGTCAAACAGGCGAGAGATCAAAACGAGACAACGACAGGAAAACTAGACATAGGGAAACTCGGGGAAACGCTTTGTAAGAATGCTACGCAAAACAATACTCGGccaggagtgacaggaagaccggggtatttatacagtccGTGATTGGTGCAAATAGTaagagcagtggctgatgggaagtgtagtccggggtgtagtgtggcagtccgtgcgtgacaaaacgcgagagcgacgtctggtggtgagcggtccgcagctcaccgaccagatcataacacatattttggctggaaacaagacaaaaaatctaagtaagaaaagcattttttgcagtgtaaaccTAACAAATTCTTGGACATTTTGTTGTACACTGTAAACTGTGTTAATGCGCCTGCTTCAGAATGATTCAGGTGCAGTCACAAACTTTCATtcaaacaaacttaaaaataaatccaGACGTGGTCAAGAACAACAGAACTGACAAGAAACATGATACATCCATTTAAGACACCGTCGGACCAAGAACAGATGAAACGCTGGGGTctatagaccaattatctgtttgtaaacattcgggacACGGACACGGtacaaaatacttagatttaaaaagagtatagattatatgtaaaaatgttaatagtaataggtttaaataatttatgctgtaactgtagggctaatacaatatgtcccctatgaacagcatatgtgaatattatgtagacctattgtttacatcaaatttatgcttttaaagtAGAGCAATCATAGCAGTTTTTATCCATAGTATGTATGTTAAaacatctgcgtttagcttctaatggcgtctttgacgaccgtattctataaaaataatttgcattcagattttgacatcaaaaggcacaaaaacattttttttttactcttattacatggattttacccatttacccccacttgttaccagtgtttttctgcaaccactatgtgTGCGCAGCTGCAGTGAcgtcactgtgacgtctactcaaAATTGGTCTATTTACCCAAGACAACCAGAGATTACAAAGGGACAGGTGAACATAATTAATTGTCCTGGTAAATAACTAGGGTGGCTATGGTGACAAGGGAAATAATAGGTGCGTTCACACAGTGTTGTAATTACCGTGATTACGACAAAACCACTAGATGacaagcctgcaaccattagccgaAAAAGCGTAACGGCTAAAGCTAACGCTTCCGGTCTGGCAGTGTGTGGGAAAGGAGTCAATGGAAGAGAAGCTTCActatgctgaataaacagctttttacaGGAAACAGCtcatcatttaatgaatcgacagcctatctgctaatcttcaaatgttttacactaaacaatacttttggattgaactatttttagagtttaccacaaaaaaaatgctgttttgtaagagaagtcactgacttcTTGCAACAAGTGGGACTCAGCTTATGGCACTTCTCATTtattcctatggtatccgtaaACGGCGATTGAGTGTtgcacaactctgactgaaattcagtgacgtcagtgctgtaatgtgattggttattaagggacacGTCATCCAAGTTAGCCGTTACGCTTTCTCATATAGTAactaatacagaccctctcatctccctatagaAAGAAAATCTCTGATTACAAGATaccaacttgtaaaaagcattTTCGTCCTTgtagaactcgtaattacaacttgtgaactgggaaTTTTCTGAGAGCTACaggtgcgttcacgccatatcggaattcccgtaattacgagattccaacttgtaaaaagcgttcacgtcctcgtagaacttgtaattacaacttgtgaactgtGAGCTCTTCTGAGAGGTAcgacttgtaccacatgaccgctgtaccacctgaccaacgCAGGCTCTATTTAGGCACTGATAGTGTTAAATTatgccatagaaaagcataattccAAGTCTGTGGTTGTGAACAGCTCCGAGTAGAACGTCAAGTGTTGTCATCTTGCAATTACGGTAATTACAATATGCCGTGAACGCAGCATACAACTTGTACCACCTGACCACCTCAGATTCATTAGCTGTTTAGGCATTGACAGTCTAAGGATGTGAACAGCTCCAAGTATAACGTCATGTGTTGTCATTTCGAAATTACAGGGAAAACAGGGAAACAGGAACAGGTCACAGGAAGCAGACAGAAACAATaggaaaatacatttaaaaaaaaaagagtcctTAATGCAAGACAGGAGAACATAGGCTGAGATCATGACAGTGGCACACACTCTGActccaaacattttttatataattatttattacaaacatgttttttttttttttaaataagctaaaaatccttgttttttttgtatgggTGTGTGTGATGTACATTTTAGAGTAAACACCCAAGTATCGTCAAGTTTATATTTACCACAGACCTTGTTTTACTCATAAACTGAAAAACCCCATAATAAAAACCCATAGTAAAGTCTTGTAACAAAACCCACTGGAGCCGAATTGTAGATGAACCCAAGTGCAGCTTTATTCCATTTATtgagagcaaaacaaacaaaactaaaccatAACTTGACAACACTTGAAACCATAACAATCACCATCAACAGTACAGGAAATGACATCAATGCAAAGCTAACACTGCAAGAGGTCTAAAATAATTATGCTGCGTTCACGCCACGTCGTAATCAACGTAATTCTGAGATGACAACACGTGACATTTTACTCATAGCTTTCCATGTTCTCGGACTCAGACGTAGAGCCTGAGTAGCACCCAAATGTATCTGGCGGCGGTCAGGTGGTACATTTGTCACTGGTCCAAGTCGTAACTCTCAGAACATTCAGAGTTTACGGTATGTAATTATTATGAGTTCAAGAGCATGTGAGGGCTTtggcgttgatagtgttgccatagaagcACACAATTCAGATTAGAATGTTTGTCAGAGTAGAATGTCACGTGCTGCCATCTCGGAATTACGGcatatggcgtgaacgcagcTTTAGACAAGGGGAACACATGACAAAAGCAACCAATGATGAGACAGAACTAATGAACAGGAACCAATGAACAAACAGAACTGATACTCACGTGACAACAAAATCAGCCAATGGAAGCATGACACATAGATTAATGGAACACATGAGGGGAAGAAAGAAACATGGCTACAGCAAATTAAAAGTTGATGCGGCACTCTATTAGCCACCTGTttgccaaaatgtaaaatagttatGAAGTGCAGTGAGATTGTGTTGATAGTATATGTAGGCCTAAATATTACCTGAACCCAgatttctgtgtatttgtcAACAAACTTTGAGCATACATTGTTCACACATGTACCACTTCATATACATCacatatgggccattctacaaaaTTGGTGAGTTGGAAACgtctagagaaaaaaaaaaaaatcttccacAAATTTgatatgtatgcaaattgtataatatcaaaagagcacatttttaataattgtgcagttaattatcatattgtgctttcagaaagtaatttgtcactactgaaagtaatatataatttaataagaagggttatattgacctgttAAGATTTTCCTTACATCTgccttgtaaatatatttgttaccgttttattaaaaagttttcagaggtaaatcaataacaatgatattttgttgtattttgatttgtatttgtatttatttccaaTGTTTCTTCGTATAAGACAAAAATGTATCAtactgattttgaagttaatgattcattcatttgaatatacactgaaccaaacactatcataacatcttctGATaattgataattcagtatacgtTATTtctgacaaatatttttgacagtaatgctttggtagtgAACACATCtcacatttattcttttttttttccccaaaaaaatattttgtaaaaatcagcagtggaaaaaaatgcaaaaaatagtttaatatcACTTGCAGTTGACATTTAGGGTTTAGGGttcaggacagccacctcccaactgAAAGTACCCActgaatgatgattttatacatattaagctgactgatattttaaatattattgtgggtttcaacagATAATAAAATGAcgttagtaaacatctaagatttgagaagaattctgtagaatggcccatataccATTTTTGGCTTTcagtgaacatttttttaaaataaccatttttttttttttttcttaatgtgaaaaacattttaataactaaagaacCTGTTTCCTCTGTAGAGAACCTTCATAGAAAACTACATGCAAAGAGATTATGTAGAATGCACACAGTTATATTGTATAAACTATAATTTTAGAGAAAAAGGCCTGAATGAAGattcttcaaaacatttcattttgagtACCGACGTCATATGGGTTTGGCATCACatgaaagtgaataaataatgagggaaactaaatttttgggtgaactgtcctttaAAGACCTGTAATTTCCCAGGCTGTTGAAGTTCAAAGAACACACACTCAGCGAATGTCACGCATACTGCGTCCTAATGCTGTTAGCGTACAGATAACACACTCTGTCAGAGCTTAAATTAGCACCTTTCGTCGACTCTCGCTGGTTGGTTTGACTTTGGTAAGTGGGGCCATGACACAACATCGGGCACCTCTGAAAAGCCAGGTGAGTGATAAAGATTAGGTGTTGTTAGCTCTTGGGAAAGCACAATGTCACCACTGTACACTAAGCTTTAAGACACCACATTACCATCTGCTCAAGATGGCTTTAGTCTCCAAACTCTAATTTACAGTTAGAGTTTCCTTCTTGGTTAGTCTGAGAGCCGTTATCTTGTTTCTGCCCAAACCAACAAGTATGCTGAAATGCAAATTGCATCTGGCACCAAGGCACAGTAATTTGACGTAATTACTACAGCTTGATACCAGAGTACGCTCCCGCTGCATGGCACGGATCCATCACAATAATCAGTAATTGCTCTCCATTTTTGACGCAAAAATACCGAAACACCCATTACTCAGTTCCACAGCAGCTTGATAATGCCacattacagaaaaatccttcaccAACTTCTATATTGTATGAACTCAACACCTGTAGGGCCCGGCGTTTTCATCATCTGCTTGGAATAAATTGTAGTCATCATCATAACCATaatcacagtaataaaaaagTCCTCATCGTCTTGCCAAATTACTGTGGCATTTGATTTACAGTAATTGTGCGGGAGAGGAGGGGCGAGGGGGTTTACGCTACAATGCGCGCCGTGCTACGTCTCGACCGGCCGAGTCcaaacacgcacacacctgCGGGACTTACACCTGAGACGGGCCAGGGGCCGGATCCCAATGATATGCCCGCATTCCCCGAGGCACACAATGACTAACATTGTGATGTATACAATAAACCAGGTGTGGAGggtgatattttattattagcctagaaaatgtcatttttaagagATTATATTCAAAAGCATTACACATTAAGAAGGTAATTTGTTGCGAATGAGGTTTAGACATCTGAACTGCTATTTCTGGATGTAATTATGTCATTACGTTGTTAGGCACTGACAGGGACCCAAAGATTGCAGTCGGTAAACgtgcaaaatgttttaatagagATTTCTGAAAGCAACAAGATACAATGTCACATGTTTGCTTCTTTTTATTTGCTTCTTTTAATACTGTGATAATTgttttaaacaggaaaaaagaacataagacaacataaaaaaaagggAGATCTCCAGGACCTTTTGCTTGATTTACAAAAATTCAAGTATTTTTTATAGTAAACACTATAATCAAATGGCATTTGTAATTGCAGACATAATCCAAAGTCTGTGCCTTTTCTTTCACAATTCGGATGATATGTTAGAAATGCTTCATCAAacgctgaagaaaaaaaaaaatagactgcAGACATCTGCCATTAATTTTACTGACAACATTGGGTTGTAATAACGGAACCGTAATGTGCGAGAAATTGCTTTTTTTGAAACTCCGGCCATTTAGTTTGGCAGTTAGACTGATATAACACTGCAGTACATTATTCAGAAAAGCATGAGAAATCTTCAAGTAACATCTCCTTCAAAGAGACAAATTAGTGTTAAACGCTTAATTAGTAAAGGGTTTGGAGGACTAGAGTGAAATCTCCGGGATAAACGTTTCTCAGCCCTCATTGCAACTGTTACAGTgtcataattacataatttagtCCTTTAGAGCCCTAAACATCCATGGCATTCAGTACAGTACAGGCTCCTCTGTGGTTTTTCTATGTAGGTGCTCCATTTTTTTGGCTAGCCTGCATCCGTAATCTCCTCCTCGCAATCGCTTCCTGTTTTTTCCTCTCAATCTCAGCGGCCGAACATTTGGCTGTCGTATGGGATGGaataaaaactgcaaaacaacaaaaacaaaagatttgTTATGGTTCTGTGCAATGTAACTGGGAGATGTGaattttttaaagcatgaatTGTAATCCCTTAGTTTCAATGTTTAATTAGttcctaaactaaagtgttacttCAAATTTTATGTCTTCATAAGCCACAGTATAGTTTTGTGAgagaaacaaaccaaaaatgatTCACACTTAAAATATTTCCCTTGACTGTAGCTCATTCAGTCTCattcatgtaaaataaaataaaataaaataaaaataaatataaaataaacagttcatGGGTCCTACTActgtgatttgttttatttgttaaagttttaaaaattagttaaattaaattacaccaTTAAAAGAGAAtccgaaaaataaataaataaataaataaataaataaacagaatttcATAAGGtcctaaaaatgtaatacacttattaaaaatgtttttaaatatttcatagtttaaattaattaaacaatgaattaattatattatttttaataaataaataaattaattaaacaaacaaataaatacatttggaaCAAAATAAGAAATCAAATTTTACATGGCCCtcattaaccaaaaaaaaaatataataataataataataataataataataataataataataataataataaaataataaaataaagcattttcatcagttattttattaacagCATTAAATCTGAATATAGTGCATGACTACTGAATGACAGTTATGAAcattttatggtgctttttatgtctttttggAGTAAAAAGATGACTGGTGTGCTTCCACTGAATTGAAAATTAGGGCTGTACGCATAATCAAAGTGTGAAATGTGCTAATGTTTGTGAATATTAGTGCAAAAAGAAGAAATATGAAGATAACTATGAAGTCTGTATTAAAtgttaaacttaaattaaaaacaaaacaaaacaaaataataataataataactaactagctaaataaacaaacaaacaaataaaaaaacaaaccagcAAACAGTTCATAGGGTCCTACTACTGTGATTTTCTTTAATTTGTTAaagatttataattaattaaattcaattacataattaaaactgaatccagaaaataaataaacaaacaaaacaaaattttggaagaataaaacagatttcagaaggtcgtaaaaatgtaatacacttaataataaaaaaataaaaaaataaataataataataataataatgtttaaatatttcataaacactaataaaaacacaaaaaaacaactgaaaaacaaacaaatgaataaatttggaataaaataagaaatcaaATTTATAGGGCCctcattaacaaaaattaaaaagtatttccaTCAGTTATTTTGTTGACAACATTAACCCTGCTTGAGTTTGTTCATTACACAAATGGCTTCTAAATacttggaatatagtgcatTATTGGATGACAATTACAAtcattttaaggtttttatgtctttttggAGTAAAAATGGTGTGCTTCCACTGAATTGAAAAGAGCACTGTGGATATTTCCAAAAACATTCCCTTGTGTTCcacggaagaaagaaagtcatataggtttggaacaacatgagagtgagtaaatgatgacagaattttcattcatgtttgaactattcctttaacaggTTAAACAAACTTGCTTATTGCAGTCATCTCCTGTAGGAGCATTCAATGATGCAATTTTAGAGCTAATGTACTGCAGGTGCCAGAGTGCACAAAGCTTACCTTTGTTGGTTAGCGTCATGGAGTCAGACAGATGCCTTTTGAAGGTGTAGTGGTGGGAGTTGGAAGCATTTCCTCCTGTTGCGCTGTGTGGCCTAACAGTCTGCGAGGTGTCCGTGGCTCTGACAGTACCAGGCCTGGATCCTAAGGCACTTTTCCCTTGTGCATGTCCATAATGCTGAGCACTATGACTTCCTAATGCAGAGCTGGAACTTTTAGTTGCAGGGAACACACTGTAGCTCTGTTTAAATCCGGAATTGCCACTTGCACACGGTACTGAATTTGAGCGGGCAAAGATGCGTGTGGACTTTGTGGGTTCTTGTGGTTTGGCCCTATTGTTGATGGCCACAGTTTGAGCACAAACAGTGCCAGAAGAAGAAGGTGCTTTAGATGCAAAACTTCTTGATTTGTCATGTGCAAATTTCTTGGACTCCTCGTCACGTCTTTGCTGTTCCTGACTGGCCGTTAACTTCTCCACGTCATCGCAAGCCTGAAAAAGGAGATCATCATCCGTTTTGTCATTCCACAGACCGTCGGAATCAAACAGAGACTTCATGTCCTCCTTTGAAACCCCATCAAACTGAGCAGAAGCCGCCTGACTTGAAACTCCACAATCTTTGGTCATTCTATTAACCTTAACTTGACTTGAAGCCTGGGATGACTGTGTTTGCTGCTTCACTTGGTCCACAGGTGAAGTCTTTAGCAGCTTGTCAGTAGTACGATTCTGGGCAGAAGCAGGTGGCTTTGACCTAAAAGTGCTCTGATTAGACGTTTTAACTTCAGGAAGTGTCTTGGTAAAGGTGCTGCTTTTGCTGGTGCTCTGTTGAGTCTCTAAGCACACGTTTCTGCCAACAGATGCAGATGGATTAACCTTAGccacaaaattacatttgctAGAGCAAGACTCAGGCtgagcagtgcttggtttcTGAGCTACATTCAAAGGCACTGGGTTCTGAGTCATTTCCAACACAAACAAGTCCTTCAGAAGGTCATCGTTTTCCCAGTCATCATCAAAGTCCTCCTTTATGGCTTTAGGTGCAACTACAGGAACGTTCTTGATTGCTGAAGAATTCGACTTTGGTCCTTCTTGAGCTACTGGTTCGGTTTTGCTTTCTGGTGTGCAGTTTACTGATGGTGGGCTCAGTCTCCCACTTACGTGCTGAGTGGGGCCATCAAACAACGCCTGAAGCTCCGCCTCTTCCTGGCGGGCCTGAGTTGAGCAGCTGGTCAGTTGTTCCGATGAGACCGAGATGGATGTTAAGCTTTCTGCACCATCACTTTGCGGCttattgagtttatttcttttttctgtgcTCGCCTGTTGTTTCTCTTTGTCCTGACGAGTCATATTGATGTCAAACTGCTTGGCAAGTTTCATCAGGTCCTCAACATTGCTCTGCCTAATGAAAAGAGATGAGGAAATAACAAATATGGAAATCACAAATCTATGACACTGATTTCAGTGTGTATGCCTAAACAAATGGGTTACTAACTTGTCACTTGCATGGATCTAttagtttaaaaacacattaacaaaGCAATTGAACATGCATTGATTTGAGCACACCTCTTCCAAGATGAGCATGCTTTTAATTTTCTATAAATTTAAAAGCttgaccttttttgttttttttttctacgtACCTATCAATTACTTACAGGTGTGCGAGGGTGATTGTTCattaattttcaattaattaaataataatttaaatgaaactaatatgaatacaaaatatgcatttctaaaaaACTTGCCATATGCATTTatagtacatatatatatatgttatcaaaaatgttttctttgacATTGACTGAAATGCTTGCATAGTTCAAAGTTGTGAATAAAACGAAGATTATTggaacattttacaaaaaaaacaaacaaacaaacaaacaaacaaacaaacagaaaaacaaaacaaaactagtttAGCCGTTTAACttcaattatttgtgaaatttactagcaatttcagTTTGAATATTGTTTTAACGTAAATTCCacaccattttttatttcagtatactAGAGATGGATGTTATGACCAGTATAATATACCACAACAGCGCCAGTGCTAAAACCAGGAGCTTTAGCTTTACATTTTCTCTCAAAAGCCTCAAAATCCTGAAAGCTACAATACCTCAAAGTGACTGCAACACAAGCTAGGTTCCAATCCAAGGATTTTTTGTGATATAGCtgatgtatttataaaatttctCATGTGTCGACACAATCTTTTTCCATTTACCTTTAGCGCATAAATTCTATATCGATATTTCAAATGTCGCATTTATTTGGAAACACTTTTTGTCAAGAAAAGGGGctttaatgcaaataaatgtggTGTCACATGACAGACTTAGCCTATAGGCAGTCTCTGTGTTTGTGGTGTTTGCTTAAGTTAAAGCACCGTTTCTCTGTAGTTCAAAAGTGGATTCAATCATATTCACACTGTTAAAttgtatctaaaaaaaaatttataaatggtaagaaaaagacaaaacatacatatcttaatttgatgTTCCTTTAGTACGTTGCAAGttcaaatgtattcattttgtacaaaaagtacaacattttacattaatttgttttggcttgttaGCTTGTATTTTCATTCTTGTTTCATTCTCAGTTCTATTCTACcattaaatttaaaggatttgttgtaGCATGGTTTTTAATATGTTtggctgactgtattttatAATGACAATCAACAAGCTGCGTTGTCGAGTTAGTAATGCTTAACTGTGCGACCCTCACCCCCTTATAAAAGTGAAAACAACTTACAACATTCCTCCTTTTTTTGGTCATATAAGAATAAGACATTatttgaaactattttaaatatttcttttatttatgtacattcagaactaaaacaaaacattgtgcttttgtaaaataaacgAAACCAACAAAATGACGCTTTCCCAAGAGCgcatcacaaaaatgaaatgaaattctgCATATAAGCTGCTACTTGttgcagtttttttctttcattttgttaatttatgaattatttagaaaaaatatattttgcatataagcctacttatttattttatatagtctATAGCTTTATTAAGTTTTTCTCCATTCACAGAAGTGCTGCAGGTGCGTGACGTGAATCCTCACGTTCTGTTGTTTATGCTTCTTTTTGTGTGTATAAATTTAATCCCTGGAAAACAAATTTAGGTATTTTTAATGGGTCACAGTCAcgttatttaattgtaattaaacattattttgtcaGTTAACAGTTAATAATGGCCTAACAACCGCCGGTTGTTGGTTAGGAGAAATAAATAACCGAAATGAACATTCCTATTTCCAAtacagtaaacaaaacaaaaaaaacaaacacaaaaaaaaagaacaacaaaaaaaggtaatcagaaaaataataataatgcaatctGTTTATGAAAACTGCTTGCATGCTTAAGCATCTAAATAGTcttaaaaacaagtaaaaaagtaaaaaaactaaaaaaaacaacaaaaaaacctcatgacaaaaattatttaataaaaaaaattatgaaggcctatacaattaaataatagcctataaaataaagttttgttgtaaatgaataaagaacAGGCCTACTAGCCAATGCAATTTGCGCAATAGGTGACATTATGTATAGAAACAGCTAAAGTAGGGCTGGTCGATAATttgataacgataattatcgcgATATAATTTTCCCCAATAAAACAATATGAAGAGTGGAGCGGAGCGGACGCGCCTGGAAAAAACGAGCTTGTCGCGACCGCGCCGCTTCCGTTATGAGCGCAGCTGCTTGGCGCCTACATCTGAAATAACAAACTTGAGCGTGCAAATGatgcgatatgtgaacggctccGTCacgagcactaaacagcgctgtgagattcaaactaatttaaagctgtgtgcaacaaGACAGTCAGAAGGCTCTTCAGTCTACACAtcaccatcatttaccatggatttactgtagcaacactcactgcaccatggtattgtggcagcaatgtaggatattcacactgaattttattagaggagtaatggtatataattatagtatgcaTGTACTtatgattaagctatagcatgtgtgcatttatactgaatatttttagactaccgtttttcatacaaatataaaacctataaaaccatgtagttatatttttaccatggtattgaggtaccattatgtgtggttttaactgtgtttatcatgatttaaaatgtatgcttgctactataggagaccaatgcttaattaaaaaaataaataataaataaataaaaaacaaaaataaaaactgggtcagaataaatttaaccatataaaactgaggttgctacaatttttacaaatgttactgattgataataaacaaaaatttacctctgcatcctcaagctactatcaaatgtgcatttctaagacacaaaaaaagttatattattattattatcattatcagacaacccaaacctgtttcttgatttgaaactatataactcattagaacatgcagaaatgaatttttctatttagatagatttattttgttaaggaaaattaatcGTCTGGTTTCTATAACTTTTGCTTtagagcaaaaatctgactttaaacttgaaagaaataaagatttgacatcgtgataattatcgatatcgactgatatgaaaaaaaaaaaaaaaaaaattgtggtaatttttttgcccatatcgcccagcacTAAGCTAAAgggcaatattttttttttttttgtgatgcacCAAAACTTTGCgacaatttgttttattttttagggatGATGTCATCACGCACACCATCTTACTGATAAAAAGCCAGCTGGATGGAAACAGGCTGGAGACAGCAAATTTCGCAAAAAAACTAGATGGAAACTTGGCTACAGATCCAGTGGTGTAATGGGGAAAAAGATGATGGAGAAATGGTTGTTATGCTACAACTGTACAGTAGAGGCAAGttcaaattataatat is from Labeo rohita strain BAU-BD-2019 chromosome 13, IGBB_LRoh.1.0, whole genome shotgun sequence and encodes:
- the etaa1b gene encoding ewing's tumor-associated antigen 1: MTDERNIGVRHISDARESRSKTSKVALKKMKTKRRTIGLKQSQSPSYHTSYNCRKDFTTPKRRPRVRFNSCYSGDSPNETESPQDIIWDTNSPTENLNGQGDVRVIEISEIVSRIAPQVKKSNEGDSVLQWIGDGAIPCTPEIRQPRVRRISARQSNVEDLMKLAKQFDINMTRQDKEKQQASTEKRNKLNKPQSDGAESLTSISVSSEQLTSCSTQARQEEAELQALFDGPTQHVSGRLSPPSVNCTPESKTEPVAQEGPKSNSSAIKNVPVVAPKAIKEDFDDDWENDDLLKDLFVLEMTQNPVPLNVAQKPSTAQPESCSSKCNFVAKVNPSASVGRNVCLETQQSTSKSSTFTKTLPEVKTSNQSTFRSKPPASAQNRTTDKLLKTSPVDQVKQQTQSSQASSQVKVNRMTKDCGVSSQAASAQFDGVSKEDMKSLFDSDGLWNDKTDDDLLFQACDDVEKLTASQEQQRRDEESKKFAHDKSRSFASKAPSSSGTVCAQTVAINNRAKPQEPTKSTRIFARSNSVPCASGNSGFKQSYSVFPATKSSSSALGSHSAQHYGHAQGKSALGSRPGTVRATDTSQTVRPHSATGGNASNSHHYTFKRHLSDSMTLTNKVFIPSHTTAKCSAAEIERKKQEAIARRRLRMQASQKNGAPT